Proteins encoded together in one Thamnophis elegans isolate rThaEle1 chromosome 10, rThaEle1.pri, whole genome shotgun sequence window:
- the LAMP3 gene encoding lysosome-associated membrane glycoprotein 3 isoform X2 has protein sequence MWKPFIEFLLITAGVFSCTAHVLDEEAAGGTTLQPTSFLQRAPFPPSSSQATIPPYHHSQALANQSLGHGTERGIPPAPTAEMLKAESIPLTKSQAVEKPTTAARTTLLPSEPQTDWTRTHKTGTATQETTSTLPLSARRKKETPVPSRTKEHVDKTVSGTTQQHTTKLRTHTTLVQTSFATHKSVSSSPMPTSQTGPALALQPSPAVTGAYSVSNGTADCIKALTGLTMILINTKTGELQYFNVDPNTTHTTGYCGYGQSMLNISFEGGFVHFIFTKKENIYYISMIEAALTVLSQGLEYNGIKNDQLFSTAVGNSFKCLSKQTVDLASNFQLQAANSQLQAFDIVNNQFGKEEECTLDRNKKWIPAAIGFSLSGLVIIILFSCVLYRRKPESGYSRI, from the exons TATTTTCTTGCACTGCTCATGTGCTGGATGAAGAGGCTGCAGGTGGGACAACTCTACAACCCACCTCATTTCTGCAGagagcaccatttcctccttccagtTCCCAAGCCACGATTCCTCCATACCATCATTCACAAGCTTTGGCTAATCAATCATTAGGCCATGGCACAGAACGAGGAATTCCTCCAGCGCCCACAGCTGAGATGTTAAAGGCAGAATCCATCCCGTTGACAAAATCACAGGCTGTGGAGAAACCCACAACGGCTGCAAGGACAACCCTTTTGCCCTCTGAGCCACAAACTGATTGGACCAGAACCCACAAAACAGGAACGGCAACTCAAGAAACAACCTCAACCCTGCCGCTATCAGCTCGTCGGAAAAAGGAGACTCCTGTTCCGAGCAGAACTAAGGAACACGTAGATAAGACCGTCTCCGGGACTACTCAGCAGCACACTACGAAGTTGAGGACGCACACAACTCTTGTGCAAACGAGTTTTGCGACACACAAGAGCGTGAGCTCTTCCCCAATGCCAACAAGTCAAACTGGACCAGCATTGGCACTTCAACCATCACCCGCTGTTACGGGCGCTTACAGTGTTTCCAATGGAACCGCAGATTGCATTAAAGCCTTAACTGGCTTGACCATGATTCTTATAAACACAAAAACG GGCGAACTACAATATTTTAATGTTGACCCCAACACTACACACACCACAGGATATTGCGGCTATGGTCAGTCGATGCTCAACATCTCGTTTGAAGGTGGCTTcgtacattttatttttactaag AAAGAAAATATCTATTATATCAGCATGATTGAAGCTGCTTTGACGGTTCTCTCCCAAG GTTTGGAGTACAACGGAATTAAAAATGACCAGCTCTTTTCCACAGCTGTGGGAAACTCCTTCAAGTGTCTCAGTAAGCAAACGGTGGACTTGGCCAGCAACTTTCAACTGCAGGCTGCCAATTCCCAGCTTCAGGCCTTTGATATCGTAAATAACCAATTTGGAAAAG AAGAGGAGTGCACGTTGGATAGAAACAAGAAGTGGATCCCAGCCGCAATCGGCTTCAGTCTGTCGGGATTAGTTATCATCATCCTGTTCTCCTGTGTGCTTTATAGAAGGAAACCTGAGTCTGGATACAGCCGTATCTGA
- the LAMP3 gene encoding lysosome-associated membrane glycoprotein 3 isoform X1 encodes MWKPFIEFLLITAGAVFSCTAHVLDEEAAGGTTLQPTSFLQRAPFPPSSSQATIPPYHHSQALANQSLGHGTERGIPPAPTAEMLKAESIPLTKSQAVEKPTTAARTTLLPSEPQTDWTRTHKTGTATQETTSTLPLSARRKKETPVPSRTKEHVDKTVSGTTQQHTTKLRTHTTLVQTSFATHKSVSSSPMPTSQTGPALALQPSPAVTGAYSVSNGTADCIKALTGLTMILINTKTGELQYFNVDPNTTHTTGYCGYGQSMLNISFEGGFVHFIFTKKENIYYISMIEAALTVLSQGLEYNGIKNDQLFSTAVGNSFKCLSKQTVDLASNFQLQAANSQLQAFDIVNNQFGKEEECTLDRNKKWIPAAIGFSLSGLVIIILFSCVLYRRKPESGYSRI; translated from the exons CAGTATTTTCTTGCACTGCTCATGTGCTGGATGAAGAGGCTGCAGGTGGGACAACTCTACAACCCACCTCATTTCTGCAGagagcaccatttcctccttccagtTCCCAAGCCACGATTCCTCCATACCATCATTCACAAGCTTTGGCTAATCAATCATTAGGCCATGGCACAGAACGAGGAATTCCTCCAGCGCCCACAGCTGAGATGTTAAAGGCAGAATCCATCCCGTTGACAAAATCACAGGCTGTGGAGAAACCCACAACGGCTGCAAGGACAACCCTTTTGCCCTCTGAGCCACAAACTGATTGGACCAGAACCCACAAAACAGGAACGGCAACTCAAGAAACAACCTCAACCCTGCCGCTATCAGCTCGTCGGAAAAAGGAGACTCCTGTTCCGAGCAGAACTAAGGAACACGTAGATAAGACCGTCTCCGGGACTACTCAGCAGCACACTACGAAGTTGAGGACGCACACAACTCTTGTGCAAACGAGTTTTGCGACACACAAGAGCGTGAGCTCTTCCCCAATGCCAACAAGTCAAACTGGACCAGCATTGGCACTTCAACCATCACCCGCTGTTACGGGCGCTTACAGTGTTTCCAATGGAACCGCAGATTGCATTAAAGCCTTAACTGGCTTGACCATGATTCTTATAAACACAAAAACG GGCGAACTACAATATTTTAATGTTGACCCCAACACTACACACACCACAGGATATTGCGGCTATGGTCAGTCGATGCTCAACATCTCGTTTGAAGGTGGCTTcgtacattttatttttactaag AAAGAAAATATCTATTATATCAGCATGATTGAAGCTGCTTTGACGGTTCTCTCCCAAG GTTTGGAGTACAACGGAATTAAAAATGACCAGCTCTTTTCCACAGCTGTGGGAAACTCCTTCAAGTGTCTCAGTAAGCAAACGGTGGACTTGGCCAGCAACTTTCAACTGCAGGCTGCCAATTCCCAGCTTCAGGCCTTTGATATCGTAAATAACCAATTTGGAAAAG AAGAGGAGTGCACGTTGGATAGAAACAAGAAGTGGATCCCAGCCGCAATCGGCTTCAGTCTGTCGGGATTAGTTATCATCATCCTGTTCTCCTGTGTGCTTTATAGAAGGAAACCTGAGTCTGGATACAGCCGTATCTGA